One Gordonia mangrovi genomic region harbors:
- the rarD gene encoding EamA family transporter RarD: protein MSGDPALTASVPHPRLPGDRLTGALCALGAYALWGVLPLYFVLLEPTGPWEVVAWRILLSLLLYAVLIALPGRWRRLRGILRQPRLVVATAVAGVLIYVNWQIFVIATFTGHVIQMSLGYFINPIVTVMLGVLVLRERLRPLQWVAVALAVLATLVLVLGYGVFPWLALGVAFSFGFYGLVKKTIGADVDVTSGLTLESLWLAPLAIAQLVAVALTTGLTFGSAGPGHAALLAMAGVVTAAPLMLFAAGARRVPLVVLGIAQFITPTTQLLIGVVILDEPMPPERWAGFAIVWLALAVFTTDAVTASRRRAPDVAPGPPIRQE from the coding sequence GTGAGCGGCGATCCGGCCCTCACCGCCTCCGTTCCCCACCCGCGGCTGCCCGGCGACCGGTTGACCGGTGCCCTGTGCGCGCTGGGCGCCTACGCCCTGTGGGGTGTCCTGCCGCTGTATTTCGTCTTGCTCGAGCCGACCGGGCCGTGGGAGGTGGTGGCGTGGCGGATTCTGCTGTCGCTGCTGTTGTACGCGGTGCTGATCGCGCTGCCGGGCCGGTGGCGGCGGTTGCGTGGCATCCTGCGGCAGCCACGGCTCGTGGTGGCGACCGCAGTGGCGGGCGTACTCATCTACGTGAACTGGCAGATCTTCGTGATCGCCACCTTCACCGGCCACGTCATCCAGATGAGCCTCGGTTACTTCATCAATCCGATCGTGACCGTGATGTTGGGGGTCCTGGTCCTCCGCGAGCGGCTCCGGCCGCTGCAATGGGTGGCGGTCGCACTGGCGGTGCTGGCGACGCTCGTCCTCGTGCTCGGCTACGGGGTCTTCCCGTGGTTGGCGTTGGGAGTGGCGTTCTCCTTCGGCTTCTACGGCTTGGTCAAGAAGACCATCGGCGCCGACGTCGACGTCACCAGCGGTCTCACCCTGGAGTCCTTGTGGCTCGCGCCGCTGGCGATCGCGCAACTGGTGGCGGTGGCGCTCACCACAGGTCTGACGTTCGGATCCGCCGGGCCCGGCCACGCCGCGCTGCTCGCCATGGCCGGCGTCGTGACGGCCGCGCCTTTGATGTTGTTCGCGGCCGGGGCCCGGCGCGTGCCGCTCGTGGTGCTCGGGATCGCCCAGTTCATCACGCCCACGACGCAGCTGCTGATCGGTGTCGTGATCCTCGACGAGCCGATGCCGCCGGAGCGTTGGGCCGGGTTCGCCATCGTCTGGCTGGCCCTGGCCGTCTTCACCACCGACGCCGTGACTGCGAGCCGACGACGTGCGCCCGACGTGGCGCCGGGCCCGCCGATCCGGCAGGAATAG
- a CDS encoding carbohydrate kinase family protein yields MKGLPHVATVVCGSIATDHLMTFPGKFSDQLLGDHLEHISLSFLVEDLVVRRGGVGGNIAFAMGVLGGTPQLVGAVGADFHDYRQWLEGHGVDCSAVRISETQHTARFMCTTDQAMAQLASFYPGAMSEARDISLAGVFDRTGTPELVLIGADDPDAMIRHTEECRRLGVPFAADPSQQLARLDGDQARTLIDGATYLFTNEYEWGLLRQKTGLSEAEVAEMVGVRITTLGKDGVEIVAKDGSRTHVAVVPETEKVDPTGVGDGFRAGFLTALGKGLGFERSAQLGSMVAVLVLETVSTQDWTWDRELALKRIGEAYGDPAADEIAAAL; encoded by the coding sequence ATGAAGGGCCTTCCACACGTGGCAACCGTTGTCTGTGGCTCCATCGCGACCGATCATCTGATGACCTTCCCGGGGAAGTTCTCCGATCAGCTGCTCGGCGACCACCTCGAGCACATCTCGTTGAGTTTCCTGGTGGAAGATCTGGTCGTGCGGCGCGGCGGAGTGGGCGGCAACATCGCCTTCGCGATGGGCGTGCTGGGCGGGACTCCGCAGCTCGTCGGCGCGGTGGGTGCCGACTTCCATGACTACCGGCAGTGGCTCGAGGGACACGGCGTGGACTGCTCCGCCGTGCGGATCTCCGAGACCCAGCACACCGCCCGGTTCATGTGCACCACCGATCAGGCGATGGCCCAGCTCGCGAGCTTCTATCCCGGCGCGATGAGCGAGGCGCGCGACATCTCGCTGGCCGGGGTCTTCGATCGGACCGGCACTCCGGAACTGGTGCTGATCGGCGCCGACGATCCCGATGCGATGATCCGGCACACCGAGGAGTGTCGTCGACTCGGTGTCCCGTTCGCGGCCGATCCGTCGCAGCAGCTCGCCCGTCTCGACGGTGACCAGGCCCGCACGCTGATCGACGGAGCGACGTACCTGTTCACCAACGAGTACGAATGGGGTCTGCTGCGGCAGAAGACGGGCCTGTCGGAGGCCGAGGTCGCCGAGATGGTCGGCGTGCGGATCACCACTCTCGGCAAGGACGGGGTGGAGATCGTGGCCAAGGACGGCAGCCGCACGCACGTGGCGGTCGTGCCGGAGACCGAGAAGGTGGACCCGACCGGTGTCGGCGACGGCTTCCGGGCCGGCTTCCTCACCGCCCTCGGCAAGGGTCTGGGCTTCGAACGTTCGGCGCAGCTCGGGTCGATGGTCGCGGTGCTGGTCCTCGAGACCGTCTCCACCCAGGACTGGACCTGGGATCGCGAACTCGCGCTCAAACGCATCGGCGAGGCCTACGGCGACCCGGCCGCCGACGAGATCGCCGCCGCACTCTAG
- a CDS encoding bifunctional phosphatase PAP2/diacylglycerol kinase family protein: MIRPRRSPRAVLRSRWDSTGLREITRGLGTLDGEIFETIAQSHSPGLDAVMPRLTRTADHSKLWFAIAGAMALSGHATAQRAAVRGVATVGVTSLVTNQIAKRIRNRPRPEATSVPLQRRSHRTPTSNSLPSGHSASAAAFAMGVGVEHAPTGLVLGGLAGLVGLSRIATGAHYPGDVLAGFGIGATIAVIGSRLIPPITPHNIAIAPPSRVPTPSCPRGAGVVVVGNPASGSGNGRQVLDKVRSLLPDAEIVEVGPDEDMSDLMRRAASRADVLAVSGGDGTIACAAPLALEAGVPLAVLPGGTHNHFARDLGIRSVADAVGAITDGHLTRIDIVRLNDETVVLNTASIGAYPHFVRTRTRLQRKRSRPFATALALTATMRRTRPVRIRVDGEVMETSLFLLGNSLYLPSGFAPSRRLRLDDGLLDVRILEVGHRFALARLVGSMLTGRLERSPLYHELQVPEFSFSAVDGPLVVAHDGEVGESYDEATFRVEYRALPVYTPVTRR, from the coding sequence GTGATCAGACCGCGCCGCTCGCCTCGTGCCGTCCTCCGATCGCGTTGGGACTCCACTGGTTTGCGTGAGATCACCCGCGGTCTCGGCACCCTCGACGGCGAGATCTTCGAGACCATCGCCCAGTCCCACTCCCCCGGCCTCGACGCGGTGATGCCGCGGCTGACCCGGACGGCCGATCATTCCAAGCTCTGGTTCGCGATCGCCGGCGCCATGGCACTCAGTGGCCACGCGACGGCGCAGCGCGCAGCGGTCCGAGGCGTCGCCACGGTGGGTGTCACAAGCCTGGTCACCAACCAGATCGCCAAACGCATCCGCAACCGGCCACGGCCCGAGGCCACCTCGGTACCGCTTCAACGGCGTTCCCACCGCACGCCGACCTCCAACTCTCTGCCGTCGGGGCACTCGGCCAGCGCCGCCGCGTTCGCCATGGGAGTGGGTGTCGAACACGCACCGACCGGTCTCGTCCTCGGCGGGCTGGCCGGCCTGGTGGGTTTGTCGCGCATTGCCACCGGTGCGCACTACCCCGGCGACGTGCTGGCCGGCTTCGGGATCGGGGCGACCATCGCGGTGATCGGCAGCCGCCTGATTCCACCCATCACGCCCCACAACATCGCCATCGCCCCACCGTCACGAGTTCCCACCCCATCCTGCCCCCGCGGGGCCGGTGTCGTGGTGGTCGGCAATCCCGCCTCGGGTTCCGGGAACGGGCGGCAGGTGCTCGACAAGGTGCGTTCGCTGCTACCCGACGCCGAGATCGTCGAAGTCGGTCCAGACGAGGACATGTCAGATCTCATGCGTCGGGCCGCGAGCCGCGCCGATGTCCTCGCGGTGTCCGGGGGTGACGGCACCATCGCGTGCGCCGCGCCCCTGGCGCTGGAGGCGGGTGTTCCACTGGCGGTGCTGCCGGGTGGCACCCACAACCACTTCGCCCGTGATCTCGGCATCCGGTCGGTCGCCGACGCCGTCGGCGCCATCACCGACGGCCATCTGACACGTATCGACATCGTCCGACTCAACGACGAGACGGTGGTGTTGAACACCGCGAGCATCGGCGCCTATCCGCATTTCGTCCGGACCCGAACACGTTTGCAGCGCAAGCGCAGTCGACCGTTCGCCACCGCGCTGGCACTCACCGCGACGATGCGCCGCACCCGTCCGGTCCGGATCCGGGTCGACGGCGAGGTGATGGAGACGTCACTGTTCCTGTTGGGCAATTCGTTGTACCTGCCGTCCGGATTCGCGCCGTCGCGACGGTTGCGGCTCGACGACGGGTTACTCGACGTCCGGATTCTCGAGGTCGGCCATCGGTTCGCACTCGCGCGGCTGGTGGGATCGATGCTCACCGGTCGGCTCGAGCGCTCGCCGCTGTACCACGAGCTGCAGGTACCCGAGTTCTCCTTCTCCGCAGTGGACGGCCCGCTCGTGGTCGCCCACGACGGGGAGGTCGGCGAGAGCTACGACGAGGCCACCTTCCGCGTCGAGTATCGCGCCCTGCCCGTCTACACCCCTGTCACGCGACGCTGA
- the ctaC gene encoding aa3-type cytochrome oxidase subunit II codes for MKQVGALVALGIGALLLSGCDARTAMRFGWPAGVTPEAEKMGDLWTWSVIAALLMGILVWALIFWTITFHRAKRGDKDVFPRQTAYNVPLELTYTAIPFVIIAVLFYFTVVVQNDVESKTDDPKVVVDVTAFQWNWKFGYREVEFTDGSRYDGFEGEGNPFELQARNEATHHGEELPGPAGGRDDDIRNYLQFNQIETVGSSNEIPVLVLPTGKRIEFEIAAADVVHSFWVPEFLFKRDVLPFPEQNHTDNVFQISSVDREGAFVGRCAEMCGTYHSMMNFEVRAVSPEKFDAYIRYREDNPLATNAQALEAICEVPESVTTVPFDTRRATSGDTPTDLGDASNTSLPNCTVGANG; via the coding sequence ATCAAGCAGGTCGGTGCACTCGTCGCACTCGGCATCGGGGCGCTGCTGCTGTCGGGATGTGATGCCCGGACGGCGATGCGTTTCGGATGGCCCGCAGGCGTGACGCCCGAGGCGGAGAAGATGGGCGACCTGTGGACCTGGTCGGTCATCGCCGCGCTCCTCATGGGCATCCTGGTGTGGGCGCTGATCTTCTGGACCATTACCTTCCATCGGGCCAAGCGCGGTGACAAGGATGTGTTCCCCCGCCAGACGGCGTACAACGTGCCGCTGGAGCTGACCTACACGGCGATCCCGTTCGTGATCATCGCGGTGCTGTTCTACTTCACCGTCGTGGTCCAGAACGACGTCGAGAGCAAGACCGACGACCCGAAGGTGGTCGTCGATGTGACCGCCTTCCAGTGGAACTGGAAGTTCGGCTACCGCGAGGTCGAATTCACCGACGGCTCGCGTTACGACGGATTCGAAGGCGAAGGCAATCCGTTCGAGTTGCAGGCGCGTAACGAGGCCACCCATCACGGTGAGGAACTGCCCGGCCCGGCCGGCGGGCGCGACGACGACATCCGGAACTATCTCCAGTTCAATCAGATCGAGACGGTGGGGTCGTCGAACGAGATTCCGGTGCTGGTGCTGCCGACCGGTAAGCGCATCGAGTTCGAGATCGCCGCGGCCGACGTCGTCCACTCGTTCTGGGTGCCGGAGTTCCTGTTCAAGCGCGACGTGCTGCCGTTCCCGGAGCAGAACCACACCGACAACGTGTTCCAGATCTCCAGCGTCGACCGTGAGGGCGCATTCGTCGGGCGGTGTGCCGAGATGTGCGGCACCTACCACTCGATGATGAACTTCGAGGTGCGCGCGGTCTCACCGGAGAAATTCGACGCCTACATCCGGTATCGCGAGGACAATCCGCTCGCGACCAATGCGCAGGCGCTCGAGGCGATCTGCGAGGTTCCGGAGTCGGTGACCACTGTGCCGTTCGACACGCGTCGCGCCACCAGCGGCGACACCCCGACGGACCTGGGTGACGCCTCCAACACGTCCTTGCCAAACTGCACGGTGGGAGCAAACGGATGA
- a CDS encoding DUF3043 domain-containing protein yields the protein MKLPWKSDDDAATSTDDAASEATEAGASLIEEPDSKGSAYTPGKGRATPSRRQAEGRRRGPVAPPPTTRSEARARKKAMKSTLSKDEKRKLANDRRTQRNEQREKMMAGDERYLMPRDKGPVRRFARDIVDSRRNFAGLFMPFAIALIVVMFVPQLAVYANMVLLVFVLFMVIDAVVLGRLVNRRVRERYPDTDSSQTGFRLGWYAFTRAMQLRMMRAPKPQVSPGDEV from the coding sequence GTGAAGTTGCCATGGAAGTCAGATGACGACGCCGCCACGAGCACCGACGACGCGGCGTCCGAGGCCACCGAAGCCGGTGCATCTCTCATCGAAGAACCCGATTCCAAAGGCAGCGCCTACACCCCGGGCAAGGGTCGGGCGACCCCGTCGCGGCGCCAGGCCGAAGGCCGCCGTCGCGGTCCGGTGGCACCTCCGCCCACCACCCGCTCCGAGGCGCGGGCACGGAAGAAGGCCATGAAATCGACGCTGTCGAAGGACGAGAAACGCAAGCTCGCCAACGATCGTCGCACACAGCGCAACGAGCAGCGCGAGAAGATGATGGCCGGCGACGAGCGCTACCTGATGCCGCGCGACAAGGGTCCGGTGCGGCGTTTCGCGCGCGACATCGTCGACTCGCGCCGCAATTTCGCAGGCCTGTTCATGCCGTTCGCGATCGCCCTGATCGTGGTGATGTTCGTGCCCCAGCTCGCCGTCTACGCCAACATGGTGCTGCTGGTGTTCGTGCTGTTCATGGTCATCGATGCCGTCGTCCTGGGACGGCTGGTGAATCGCCGCGTCCGGGAACGCTATCCCGACACCGATTCCTCGCAGACCGGTTTCCGGCTGGGGTGGTACGCCTTCACCCGCGCCATGCAGCTGCGGATGATGCGTGCACCCAAACCTCAGGTGTCACCGGGCGACGAGGTCTGA
- a CDS encoding HesB/IscA family protein, translated as MTVQNESGTATTTGVLLTDAAAAKAKGLLDQEGRDDLSLRIAVQPGGCAGLRYQLFFDDRSLDGDLTDDFGGVTLAVDRMSAPYVGGATIDFVDTIEKQGFTIDNPNATGSCACGDSFN; from the coding sequence ATGACCGTTCAGAACGAATCCGGAACCGCCACCACGACCGGTGTCCTTCTGACCGACGCGGCTGCCGCCAAGGCGAAAGGCCTGCTCGACCAGGAGGGGCGTGACGACCTGTCCTTGCGGATCGCGGTTCAGCCGGGTGGCTGCGCAGGTCTGCGCTACCAGCTGTTCTTCGACGATCGCAGCCTCGACGGCGACCTCACCGATGATTTCGGCGGCGTCACGCTGGCCGTCGACCGGATGAGCGCGCCCTATGTCGGTGGCGCGACCATCGACTTCGTCGACACCATCGAGAAGCAGGGCTTCACCATCGACAACCCGAACGCAACCGGCAGCTGCGCCTGCGGCGACTCGTTCAACTGA
- a CDS encoding cytochrome c oxidase subunit 4 — protein MKIEARIFELLTGFFFLAGVIYTICTAFASRGVEWVGVVGMFFSAGLTLIAGTYFRFVARRVEIRPEDYEDAEVEDGAGELGFFSPHSWWPILIAAGAAMFGIGFATGNMWFAIFAAVVIIGTAAGLVFEYHVGPEKH, from the coding sequence ATGAAAATCGAAGCCAGGATCTTCGAGCTGTTGACCGGTTTCTTCTTTCTCGCCGGCGTCATCTACACGATCTGCACGGCGTTCGCGAGTCGCGGCGTCGAGTGGGTCGGTGTGGTCGGCATGTTCTTCAGTGCCGGTCTGACGCTGATCGCCGGCACGTATTTCCGTTTCGTCGCTCGGCGCGTCGAGATCCGCCCGGAGGACTACGAAGATGCCGAGGTCGAAGACGGCGCGGGTGAACTGGGCTTCTTCAGCCCGCACTCCTGGTGGCCGATCCTGATCGCCGCCGGCGCGGCGATGTTCGGCATCGGCTTCGCGACGGGCAACATGTGGTTTGCGATCTTCGCCGCCGTCGTCATCATCGGCACCGCGGCGGGCCTGGTGTTCGAGTACCACGTGGGTCCCGAGAAGCACTGA
- a CDS encoding glycerate kinase family protein, translating to MRVLIAPDSFGDTLSAVAACRAVARGWSAARPADDVRSAPQSDGGPGFVDVLASRFGTVRTATVAGPLGAAVEASWLLDDRGAEPVAYIECAQACGLHQLGGRPTPRTAMAADTTGVGQLVAEALAAGASTIVVGLGGSATTDGGHGMVDALGGAAEAAARLADVSLVAASDVENPLFGQWGAASVFGPQKGADPTTVEILEQRMIQWNATLTTIAGRDISGEEGAGAAGGLGAALLALGARRISGATVVADATGRADDVAAADLVITGEGKFDSQTLRGKVVAALTASATAAGIPTVVFAGQVALTPGEIASAGIASAFAIVDIAGSVEVAMNDADNQLARLAQQVAAQWTDGDSERGA from the coding sequence ATGCGCGTTCTGATCGCACCGGACTCGTTCGGGGACACGCTGTCGGCGGTGGCGGCATGCCGGGCCGTCGCCCGCGGCTGGTCGGCGGCCCGACCGGCCGACGACGTGCGTTCGGCCCCACAATCCGATGGCGGGCCGGGCTTCGTGGATGTGTTGGCCTCCCGCTTCGGAACAGTGCGTACCGCGACCGTCGCCGGGCCGCTCGGCGCTGCTGTCGAGGCATCATGGCTGCTCGACGATCGAGGGGCCGAACCGGTCGCCTACATCGAATGTGCGCAGGCGTGCGGCCTGCATCAGCTGGGCGGGCGGCCCACGCCCCGCACCGCGATGGCCGCCGACACGACCGGCGTCGGCCAACTAGTGGCCGAGGCGTTGGCAGCGGGTGCGAGCACCATCGTGGTGGGCCTCGGCGGGTCGGCCACCACCGACGGCGGACACGGAATGGTCGACGCCCTCGGCGGTGCGGCCGAAGCCGCTGCGCGACTTGCCGACGTGTCACTGGTGGCAGCATCGGACGTGGAGAACCCACTGTTCGGGCAGTGGGGAGCCGCATCGGTGTTCGGACCGCAGAAGGGTGCCGACCCGACGACCGTCGAGATCCTCGAACAGCGGATGATCCAGTGGAATGCGACGTTGACGACCATCGCCGGCCGCGACATCTCGGGCGAGGAGGGGGCCGGGGCCGCCGGGGGCCTCGGTGCGGCCCTGCTGGCGCTCGGGGCGCGGCGGATCTCGGGTGCGACCGTGGTGGCCGATGCCACCGGCCGCGCCGACGACGTCGCCGCCGCCGATCTGGTGATCACCGGTGAGGGCAAGTTCGACTCGCAGACCCTGCGCGGCAAGGTGGTCGCGGCCCTCACGGCATCGGCCACCGCGGCCGGGATCCCGACGGTGGTCTTCGCGGGTCAGGTGGCGCTGACGCCCGGCGAGATCGCCTCGGCCGGGATCGCCAGTGCGTTCGCCATCGTCGACATCGCGGGTTCGGTCGAGGTGGCGATGAACGACGCCGACAATCAGCTGGCGCGCCTGGCGCAGCAGGTGGCCGCGCAGTGGACCGACGGGGACTCCGAACGCGGTGCGTGA
- the asnB gene encoding asparagine synthase (glutamine-hydrolyzing), giving the protein MCGLLGLLTSDGSASDAVGSVSDASHCMRHRGPDEPGTWHDGDLVFGFNRLSIIDIEHSHQPLRWGPPEQPDRYALVFNGEIYNYLEIRAELRRDHDAEFATEGDGEAIVAAFHHWGPDAVRRLRGMFAFAIWDTHERSLFIARDPFGIKPLFIATGPGGTAFGSEKKSLLELIGILGLGDDLDPRAIEHYTVLQYVPEPETLHSGIRRLESGCHAVIRPGRAPQIQRYFTPRFRVRPFTDGQAQARYDEIAEVLSDSVAKHMRADVTVGSFLSGGIDSTAIAALAIRHNPDLVTFTTGFEREGYSEVDVAVESAEAIGAKHIVKVVSPREFIDAIPEIVWYLDDPVADPALVPLYFVAAEARKHVKVVLSGEGADELFGGYTIYKEPLSLGAFDRLPAALRRAAGRVSERIPEGTRGKSLLHRGSLTLEERYYGNARSFDDARLRAVLRDYRPEWTHTDVTAPIYAMSEGLDPVARMQHVDLFTWLRGDILVKADKMTMANSLELRVPFLDPEVFGVAEALPFDEKIAHGTTKYALRRALEQIVPAHVLHRKKLGFPVPIRHWLAGTEMFDWAHEVIEHSQTDHILNKNVVVEMLNEHRAGVVDNSRRLWTLLMFMVWHGIFVEKSIVPDITDHHYPVRL; this is encoded by the coding sequence GTGTGTGGTTTGCTCGGTCTGCTGACCTCGGACGGTTCGGCTTCCGACGCCGTCGGATCGGTGTCGGACGCGTCGCACTGCATGCGTCACCGCGGTCCCGACGAACCCGGAACCTGGCATGACGGCGACCTGGTCTTCGGTTTCAACCGCCTGTCGATCATCGACATCGAACATTCGCATCAACCGCTGCGGTGGGGGCCACCGGAGCAGCCCGACCGCTATGCGCTGGTGTTCAACGGCGAGATCTACAACTACCTCGAGATCCGCGCGGAGCTCCGACGCGATCATGACGCCGAGTTCGCCACCGAGGGCGACGGCGAGGCCATCGTCGCGGCCTTCCACCATTGGGGGCCGGACGCGGTGCGTCGCCTGCGCGGCATGTTCGCGTTCGCCATCTGGGACACCCACGAACGTTCGTTGTTCATCGCACGCGACCCGTTCGGGATCAAACCGCTGTTCATCGCGACCGGCCCCGGCGGAACGGCGTTCGGCAGCGAGAAGAAGAGCCTGCTGGAGCTGATCGGGATACTCGGGCTCGGCGACGATCTCGACCCGCGTGCCATCGAGCACTACACGGTGCTGCAGTACGTGCCCGAGCCGGAAACCCTGCATTCGGGGATCCGTCGGCTGGAGTCCGGCTGTCACGCGGTCATCCGACCCGGCCGTGCGCCGCAGATCCAGCGTTACTTCACGCCCCGGTTCCGCGTTCGACCGTTCACCGACGGACAGGCCCAGGCCCGCTACGACGAGATCGCCGAGGTCCTGTCGGATTCGGTGGCCAAACACATGCGGGCCGACGTCACCGTGGGATCGTTCCTGTCCGGCGGCATCGACTCCACCGCCATCGCCGCGCTGGCGATCCGCCACAACCCGGATCTGGTCACCTTCACCACCGGCTTCGAACGCGAGGGATACTCGGAGGTCGATGTCGCGGTCGAATCGGCCGAGGCGATCGGCGCCAAGCACATCGTGAAGGTCGTCAGCCCGCGCGAGTTCATCGACGCCATCCCGGAGATCGTGTGGTACCTCGACGACCCGGTGGCCGACCCGGCGCTCGTGCCGCTCTATTTCGTCGCGGCCGAGGCGCGCAAGCACGTGAAGGTCGTGCTCTCCGGCGAGGGCGCCGACGAATTGTTCGGTGGGTACACCATCTACAAGGAGCCGCTGTCGCTGGGCGCCTTCGACCGTCTGCCGGCGGCCCTGCGTCGGGCCGCGGGGCGCGTGTCCGAGCGGATTCCGGAGGGCACCCGCGGCAAGAGCCTGTTGCACCGCGGCTCGCTGACGCTGGAGGAACGCTACTACGGCAACGCACGCAGCTTCGACGACGCGCGGCTGCGTGCCGTGCTCCGCGACTACCGGCCGGAGTGGACCCACACCGATGTCACTGCGCCGATCTACGCCATGTCGGAGGGGCTCGACCCGGTGGCCCGGATGCAGCATGTGGACCTGTTCACCTGGCTACGGGGCGACATCCTGGTGAAGGCCGACAAGATGACGATGGCCAATTCCCTGGAACTGCGGGTGCCCTTCCTCGATCCCGAGGTGTTCGGTGTCGCCGAGGCACTCCCCTTCGACGAGAAGATCGCCCACGGCACCACGAAGTACGCGCTGCGTCGGGCGCTCGAGCAGATCGTCCCGGCACATGTGCTGCACCGCAAGAAGTTGGGCTTCCCGGTTCCGATCCGGCACTGGCTGGCCGGCACCGAGATGTTCGACTGGGCGCACGAGGTGATCGAGCACTCACAGACCGACCACATCCTCAACAAGAACGTCGTGGTCGAGATGCTCAACGAACACCGCGCCGGGGTCGTCGACAACAGCCGCCGCCTGTGGACGCTGCTGATGTTCATGGTGTGGCACGGCATCTTCGTCGAGAAGTCGATCGTGCCGGACATCACCGACCACCATTACCCGGTGCGGTTGTAG